In one window of Tenrec ecaudatus isolate mTenEca1 chromosome 3, mTenEca1.hap1, whole genome shotgun sequence DNA:
- the MAB21L2 gene encoding protein mab-21-like 2, which translates to MIAAQAKLVYQLNKYYTERCQARKAAIAKTIREVCKVVSDVLKEVEVQEPRFISSLSEIDARYEGLEVISPTEFEVVLYLNQMGVFNFVDDGSLPGCAVLKLSDGRKRSMSLWVEFITASGYLSARKIRSRFQTLVAQAVDKCSYRDVVKMIADTSEVKLRIRERYVVQITPAFKCTGIWPRSAAQWPMPHIPWPGPNRVAEVKAEGFNLLSKECYSLTGKQSSAESDAWVLQFGEAENRLLMGGCRNKCLSVLKTLRDRHLELPGQPLNNYHMKTLLLYECEKHPRETDWDEACLGDRLNGILLQLISCLQCRRCPHYFLPNLDLFQGKPHSALESAAKQTWRLAREILTNPKSLDKL; encoded by the coding sequence ATGATCGCCGCTCAGGCCAAGCTGGTTTACCAGCTCAATAAGTACTACACGGAGCGCTGCCAGGCGCGCAAGGCGGCCATCGCCAAGACCATCCGAGAAGTCTGCAAGGTCGTCTCGGACGTGCTGAAGGAAGTGGAGGTGCAGGAGCCCCGCTTCATCAGCTCCCTGAGCGAGATCGACGCCCGCTACGAGGGGCTGGAGGTCATCTCGCCCACCGAATTCGAGGTGGTGCTCTACCTCAACCAGATGGGCGTCTTCAACTTCGTGGACGACGGCTCGCTGCCCGGCTGCGCCGTGCTCAAACTGAGCGATGGGCGCAAGCGGAGCATGTCCCTCTGGGTCGAGTTCATCACGGCGTCCGGCTACCTCTCGGCGCGCAAGATCCGCTCGCGCTTCCAGACGCTGGTGGCGCAGGCGGTGGACAAGTGCAGCTACCGCGACGTGGTGAAGATGATCGCCGACACCAGCGAGGTCAAGTTACGCATCCGCGAGCGCTACGTGGTGCAGATCACGCCGGCGTTCAAATGCACCGGCATCTGGCCCCGCAGCGCGGCCCAGTGGCCTATGCCCCACATCCCCTGGCCCGGCCCCAATCGGGTGGCGGAGGTCAAGGCCGAGGGATTCAACTTGCTCTCCAAGGAGTGCTACTCGCTGACAGGCAAGCAGAGCTCCGCCGAGAGCGACGCCTGGGTGCTCCAGTTCGGGGAGGCGGAGAACCGCCTGCTGATGGGCGGCTGCCGAAACAAGTGCCTGTCGGTGCTGAAGACGCTGCGGGACCGCCACCTCGAGCTGCCCGGGCAGCCGCTCAACAATTACCACATGAAGACGCTGCTGCTGTACGAGTGCGAGAAGCACCCGCGCGAAACGGACTGGGACGAGGCGTGCCTGGGCGACCGGCTCAACGGCATCCTGCTGCAGCTCATCTCCTGCCTGCAGTGCCGCCGCTGCCCTCACTACTTTCTGCCCAACCTCGACCTCTTCCAGGGCAAGCCCCACTCGGCCCTGGAGAGCGCTGCCAAGCAGACCTGGAGGTTGGCCAGGGAGATTCTCACCAATCCCAAAAGCCTGGACAAGCTATAG